From the Planktothricoides raciborskii GIHE-MW2 genome, the window GGATCTGAGCGCCCAACGAGTCAGACGTAATGAGGAGTTACTCAATGAAGGTGCCATTTCCCGCGATCGCTTTGATGAAGTGGTGGCCGAAAACCGTCGCGCCGAAGCTGCCCTGGAAGAAGCCAAACAACGCTTAGAAGAACTCAAAGAAAGTAAAAGGGAAGACCGCCAAGCGGCGGAAGCGGCGGTAGTTGAAGCCACCCAAGCCTTAGCCAGAGAGGAACGAGGGCCACGGGTTGAAACCATTGCCGCCGCCGAAGCGGAAGTGGAAGAACGATTGCAAGAGCTCAGACGATTAGAAAATGGCACTCGTCCTGAAGAAATTGCCGCCGCCGAAGCGGAAGTAGCCCAAGTACAAGCCCAAAATAGAGCCTTAGAAGTGGCGATCGAAGATACGCGAGTGATTGCCCCATTTTCTGGGATAGTTGGGGATGTGCCGGTGAAAATTGGCGACTATTTAAACCGGGGCAGTGTTCTGACTACTTTAACCCAAAATGATACTTTAGATTTGCGGATACTTATTTCCATCGATCGCTTATCTGAATTGCGTTTAGGAATGCCCGTGGAGATTTACAATAGTAACAATGAATCTTTGGCCCAAGGGCGGATTAGTTTTATTTCTCCTCAAGTGAATGCTGATTCGCAAACGGTGTTAGTAAAAGCAACGTTTGATAATTCTAAGGGTCAGTTGCTTGATGGCCAATTTGTCCGGGCTAAAATTATTTGGATCCGTCGTCCTGGCGCGATCGTTGTCCCGGCTACCGCTGTGGTTTTCCAAGGAGAAGAACGGTTTATGTATGTGGTGGAACAGTCACCCCCCAATGCTGAAGGAGAAGAACCACAAATGAAGGCGAAAAAACAGCCGGTGAAATTGGGATTTGTAGAAGGCGATCGCATTGAAATTCTGGAGGGATTAGAACCGGGAGATCAAATTATTACCTCTGGTTTACAAAGACTCTCTGATGGGGCAACAATTCGAGTCATGCGTTAGCTCGATTTGAAGTTAAACTACAGGCAGTGAAAGAGTGCTTAATCGAGTTAGACACCGATAGGGCACAGACTTTGCTGCCCGAAATCAGCCAGAG encodes:
- a CDS encoding efflux RND transporter periplasmic adaptor subunit; its protein translation is MDTRHSYLATEITNPEGEAIAESELPDISPSAENSSSPASNKKPRSSRKKSPKSPLKGMILGIILLTGAGAGGWYWWPTLTQTTQPAQGQGGGARAISVRIASVELTTLEESSEIVGNLAAEEAVSIQSEVDGRLIEIYVRPGDRVSPGMTIARLDSREAEIQLRQGQANLISAQARLAELQAGPRIEEIAQARARLSQSTARLAELEAGNRAEDIAQARARLKQAETRLQALSGGGSRSQEIAQAEAQIADAAARLDLSAQRVRRNEELLNEGAISRDRFDEVVAENRRAEAALEEAKQRLEELKESKREDRQAAEAAVVEATQALAREERGPRVETIAAAEAEVEERLQELRRLENGTRPEEIAAAEAEVAQVQAQNRALEVAIEDTRVIAPFSGIVGDVPVKIGDYLNRGSVLTTLTQNDTLDLRILISIDRLSELRLGMPVEIYNSNNESLAQGRISFISPQVNADSQTVLVKATFDNSKGQLLDGQFVRAKIIWIRRPGAIVVPATAVVFQGEERFMYVVEQSPPNAEGEEPQMKAKKQPVKLGFVEGDRIEILEGLEPGDQIITSGLQRLSDGATIRVMR